In Phocoena phocoena chromosome 3, mPhoPho1.1, whole genome shotgun sequence, the DNA window ATTAACCCTGACAGCGCTGGATGGCGGCTCTCCGCCTCGGTATGGAACCGCCCAGGTGCGCATTGAAGTGGTGGACACTAACGATAACGCCCCTGAGTTTGAGCAGTCCCTCTACAAGGTGCATATTCCCGAAGACAGCCCCGTAGGCTCCCTGGTTGTCACTGTCTCTGCCAGCGATGTAGACAGTGGAGTCTATGGGAAAATATCATACGCATTCTTTCAGCCTTCAGAAGATATTAGTAAAACTTTGGAGGTAAATCCTATGACAGGTGAAATTCGACTGagaaaaaaagttgattttgaaacAGTTCTGTCTTATGAAGTGGACATCAAGGCCACTGATGGGGGAGGTCTTTCAGGAAAATGCACTCTTCTCCTGCAAGTAGTGGATGTGAATGACAATCCTCCAGAAGTGACAGTGTCTGCACTCACCACTCCCATCCCAGAGAACTCTCCTGACATTGTAGTTGCTGTTTTCAGTGTTTCAGATCCTGACTCTGGGGACAATGGGAAAACTATTTCCTCCATCCAGGATgaccttccttttcttctaaaaCCTTCAGTCAAGAACTTTTACACCTTAGTAACCCAGAAAACACTAGATAGAGAAGAAAGAGCCGAGTACaacatcaccatcaccgtcaCAGATATGGGAACCCCCAGGCTGAAAACCGAGCACAACATAACCGTGCTGGTGTCCGACGTCAACGACAACGCCCCCGCCTTCACCCAGACCTCCTACACCCTGTCCGTCCGCGAGAACAACAGCCCCGCCCTGCACATCGGCAGCGTCCGCGCCACAGACAGAGACGAGGGCGCCAACGCCCAGGTCACCTACTCGCTGCTGCCGACCCTCGACGCGCACGTGCCCCTGGCCTCCCTGGTGTCCATCAACCCGGACAACGGCCACCTGTTCGCCCTGAGGTCCCTGGACTACGAGGCCCTGCGGGCGTTCGAGTTCCGCGTGGGCGCCGCCGACCGCGGCTCGCCCGCGCTCAGCAGCCAGGCGCTGGTGCGCGTGCTCGTGGTGGACGACAACGACAACGCGCCCTTCGTGCTGTACCCGCTGCAGAACGCCTCGGCGCCCTGCACCGAGCTGGTGCCCAGGGCGGCCGAGGCGGGCTACCTGGTGACCAAGGTGGTGGCGGTGGACGGCGACTCGGGCCAGAACGCCTGGCTGTCGTACCAGCTGCTCAAGGCCACGGAGCCCGGCCTGTTCGGCGTGTGGGCGCACAATGGCGAGG includes these proteins:
- the PCDHB16 gene encoding protocadherin beta-16, which translates into the protein MEIGWMHNPRQRQVLVFFVLLSMYGASAELGPYSVVEETERGSFVANVGKDLGLGLTEMSTRGARIISQWNKEHLQLKVQTGDLLINDKLDREKLCGPSEPCILHFQVLMEKPLEIFQAELRVKDINDHSPVFTEREMFLKIPENSPIGISFPLSNALDLDVGSNNVQNYKISPNSHFRVLTQNRSDGRKYPELVLDKELDREEEPEISLTLTALDGGSPPRYGTAQVRIEVVDTNDNAPEFEQSLYKVHIPEDSPVGSLVVTVSASDVDSGVYGKISYAFFQPSEDISKTLEVNPMTGEIRLRKKVDFETVLSYEVDIKATDGGGLSGKCTLLLQVVDVNDNPPEVTVSALTTPIPENSPDIVVAVFSVSDPDSGDNGKTISSIQDDLPFLLKPSVKNFYTLVTQKTLDREERAEYNITITVTDMGTPRLKTEHNITVLVSDVNDNAPAFTQTSYTLSVRENNSPALHIGSVRATDRDEGANAQVTYSLLPTLDAHVPLASLVSINPDNGHLFALRSLDYEALRAFEFRVGAADRGSPALSSQALVRVLVVDDNDNAPFVLYPLQNASAPCTELVPRAAEAGYLVTKVVAVDGDSGQNAWLSYQLLKATEPGLFGVWAHNGEVRTARLLSERDAAKHRLVVLVKDNGEPPLSASVTLHVLLVDGFSQPYMPAPEAEAADAAPTAPLTAYLVVALASVSSLFLFSVLAFVAVRLCRSGGAASVGRCSVPEGPFPGHLVDVSGTGTLSQSYQYEVCLTGGSGSNEFKFLKPILPNLPPQCPGKEIEENRTFYNTFGFNIQ